Genomic DNA from Bacillota bacterium:
TGATGGTAATTGGTTCCCCTTTAACGGGGTAGGTCTCTTCTCTTTTATAGACGGTAGCCTCTCTATCGGTATTGCACGTGGGACAGTAAGTGATCATGGCGTACCCTCCTTCCAAACGTTGCGATATGGAAGTGTAATAGGACCGTTCGACTTATGGAAGGATATACACTTTACCCCACACCTAGGGTCAAGCTTCAGCTTGATGTAGACCAAAGTACCCTCAATTTCCGGAACAAAGACCCATACGTCACCTTCTCCGGAATGGTCAGGTTCTGGTCCTTTGTCATAGTCCTGGTACGTAAGTGCGCAAATCTCATATTTCCAGTTTAACCCAAGACGAGCAATGTCAGCAATATTCTTTTGTCGGTCAACTAATATGCATCTTCCTCTTGCGATTTCTTTCCTCACTTGGCCCAAGAATCTTTCGATTTCGAACACCGATGCAGGAGCTTTCGGCATTCCCTGGTCCTCTCTGCCTCTATAGTATACAAGAAGAAAAGAAAATATGCTACCAATTGATAGCACAATTGAAAACCCGCCGAGGACGCCTGGTTAGGCTAACAACGCTTGTCCGTTCGTACTTATCTACAAAACCGATGTACCGTACTGAACCCTGAACAGAATCTCCCCGTACTTGAGCGCTTCTTCCACCTTCATGACTTCAGCAATTGACAATACTGTGTCCTCTATAGTGGACTTCCCTTTGACATATTCGGTAGCATCCAGAAAATTCCTTTATCGTAGTGCAAGAGGAATGGTTGGTGAGCAAACAGTATTCCAGTAAGGCATCCATGATGTAAGTAGTCAAATAAATAGAGGGAGGAGAGCTGGATCGGAGAGAGTCAGCATGCCACTTGAAAAGAATAGCCGGAGACATCATCCAAGCCCTAGGAATTTGCAGCACTCCTCATACTACGTTTCGGACTCTTGCACGTTAGGGATGGTTACGGTACACTGGACAAAGACATGCAAAAGTCAACGGCTTTTGTGTACTGTCACAATCCAGACAGATTTCACCTCGACCGGGGGAAGGAGTGGTCCACTGGTCATCCGGTTCATATGGGCCTGGTTGCGCGACAATGCTAGAATTAAGTGGGCCGGCCAAGCGGGCTATTGCTGGATAGAATGATGCAGGAGTGCTTTCCTGGGGCCATTTCGGGGCCAGTACCACTTGCTGAACTGGGGATTGACTTGTCTGGCCATAACCGCGGCTAGCCAAAGGCAGGGACGCGAGACAGATGACCCCCTACTGCTATACGATCAGACGCCCAAAGGTGAAGTCATTCCAATGTGGTTGTCGACTCTACAGATGTAGATAAATATACCGTACAGGGAGGTAATTCCTTGACCACGCTTGAGGGGACGGTTCAGCGCATCACGTACTATAACCCGGAGAACGGCTATGCGGTGCTCCGCTTCCTACCCCACGGTGAAAAGGAGCAGATTACCGTGGTGGGTCGTTTCCTGGCGGTGGAAGTGGGGGAGTCCTTCGTTTTGCAGGGGGATTGGTATACCCACCCTCAATACGGTCGTCAGTTTCGTGTAGAAGAATACCAGCAGAGCTTGCCCAAATCCAAGGCGGGGATCGAGCGTTACCTAGGATCCGGCATGATCCGCGGCATTGGTCCCGCCACCGCCAAGCGCATCGTGGCCAGATTTGGTCTGGATACGTTGGAGATCATTGAAAAGCATCCAGAAAGACTCCTGGAGGTGGAGGGCATTGGCCAGGCTCGGCTACAAAAGATCCAGGAGTCCTTCACGGCCCAGAAGGAGATCCGCAATGTAATGGTCTTCCTCCAGGGCTATAAGATCAGCCCCGGCTATGCGGTGAAGATCTATAAGCATTTTGGCGATGCCGCTATCGCCAGGGTGAAGCAGGATCCCTATTGCCTGGCCTGGGAGATCCCTGGCATCGGATTTAAGACCGCGGACCGGATTGCCCAGAACATGGGGGTGGCCTTGGGGGATCCCAAACGGGCAGAAGCCGCACTGTTATATATCCTCGATGCGGCCATGGAGGACGGACATGTCTTCTTGGAAGAACAGGACCTCATCGCCAAGGCCGAAGAGGAGCTGGAGGTGCCCCGGGAAGTGGCGGAGCAGGCGATACAAAGGCTTTTGGACCGCCGGGAACTGATCAGACATCCCTATGGGGAGGGCACCGCAGTCTACCGTCCCTTTATGTTTTACGGGGAGAAGAGCGTTGCGGGGAAAATTCGGTTGTTGATGCAGGCCGCCCGACAGAGTCAGCTTTCGGTCACCGAGCGGGAAGCGATGGTGGCCGCGGTGGAGAAAAAGGAGAATATTACTTTGGCTCCCCAGCAGAAGGAAGCGGTGCTGAAGGCCCTAGAATCTGGCGTATTGGTAATTACCGGTGGACCTGGAACCGGGAAGACCACAATTGTGAAGGTCATTTTGGAGTTACTCGGTGAACAGAAGGTGTTGCTTTGTTCTCCCACGGGCCGGGCTGCCAAGCGGCTTAAGGAGACCACCGGCAAGAACGCACAGACCATCCATCGGTTGCTGGAGTTCGGTCTCGATGAAGCCACCGGTCGGTTCCGGTTCCAGCGCAACGAGCAGAATCCCTTAAAGGCCGACGTGGTCATCGTTGACGAGGCGTCCATGGTGGATGTGCTGCTGATGAACAATCTGCTGAAGGCCATCAATCCACCCACCCGCTTGATTCTGGTGGGTGATGTGGACCAGTTACCATCGGTGGGGCCAGGGAACGTGTTGAGGGATATCATCGAGTCGCGGGTGGTGGACGTGGTGCGCCTGACGGAGATCTTCCGTCAGAAGCGCACAAGCCATATCATCCAGAATGCCCACAGGATCAATCAGGGATTGATGCCTTTCCTTAGCAACAGTAGCGATTTCTTCTTCACCCTACAAGAGGAGCCGGAGCAGGTGGTGGAGACTGTCAAGGGCCTGGTGGCCAAGCGATTGCCCCGGTACCTAAACTGCCACCCGATCCGGGATATCCAAGTGCTCAGCCCCATGCGTCGGACCCTTACCGGGGTGGACCATTTGAATGAACAGTTGCAGGCGGTCCTCAATCCGCCTAACCCCCAGCAGCCGGAGTTGACCTTTGGCGGTTGCTGTTTCCGCAAGGGCGATAAGGTTATGCAGATCCGCAACAACTACGAGGCTTTGGTCTTCAATGGGGATATCGGTCGGGTGTGTCATGTGGATCCGGAGGAGCGTTTGTTGAAGATCCTATTTCCCACGGAGGATGGGTATAAGGAAGTGACCTACGAGGATAGTGATCTTGATCAGATCGTCCTGGCCTATGCCATCACCGTCCATAAAAGCCAAGGTTCAGAGTACCCGGTGGTGGTGATGCCGATCACTACCCAGCACTTCATCATGCTGCA
This window encodes:
- a CDS encoding type II toxin-antitoxin system MqsR family toxin, whose product is MLSIGSIFSFLLVYYRGREDQGMPKAPASVFEIERFLGQVRKEIARGRCILVDRQKNIADIARLGLNWKYEICALTYQDYDKGPEPDHSGEGDVWVFVPEIEGTLVYIKLKLDPRCGVKCISFHKSNGPITLPYRNVWKEGTP
- a CDS encoding ATP-dependent RecD-like DNA helicase; the encoded protein is MTTLEGTVQRITYYNPENGYAVLRFLPHGEKEQITVVGRFLAVEVGESFVLQGDWYTHPQYGRQFRVEEYQQSLPKSKAGIERYLGSGMIRGIGPATAKRIVARFGLDTLEIIEKHPERLLEVEGIGQARLQKIQESFTAQKEIRNVMVFLQGYKISPGYAVKIYKHFGDAAIARVKQDPYCLAWEIPGIGFKTADRIAQNMGVALGDPKRAEAALLYILDAAMEDGHVFLEEQDLIAKAEEELEVPREVAEQAIQRLLDRRELIRHPYGEGTAVYRPFMFYGEKSVAGKIRLLMQAARQSQLSVTEREAMVAAVEKKENITLAPQQKEAVLKALESGVLVITGGPGTGKTTIVKVILELLGEQKVLLCSPTGRAAKRLKETTGKNAQTIHRLLEFGLDEATGRFRFQRNEQNPLKADVVIVDEASMVDVLLMNNLLKAINPPTRLILVGDVDQLPSVGPGNVLRDIIESRVVDVVRLTEIFRQKRTSHIIQNAHRINQGLMPFLSNSSDFFFTLQEEPEQVVETVKGLVAKRLPRYLNCHPIRDIQVLSPMRRTLTGVDHLNEQLQAVLNPPNPQQPELTFGGCCFRKGDKVMQIRNNYEALVFNGDIGRVCHVDPEERLLKILFPTEDGYKEVTYEDSDLDQIVLAYAITVHKSQGSEYPVVVMPITTQHFIMLQRNLLYTAVTRAKRMVVLVGTKKAVAIAVKNNKIETRNSLLRDFLQGHQGQLSLEEL